One Littorina saxatilis isolate snail1 linkage group LG12, US_GU_Lsax_2.0, whole genome shotgun sequence genomic region harbors:
- the LOC138983219 gene encoding gastrula zinc finger protein XlCGF7.1-like gives MEYSGIMNGSGIDLDISQEIQVETTQADPGPPPASSTPAKPAKKDRGKTHLCTACGNTYKHLPNLRRHIRATHEEGFQCFICKKALVSQVALESHLNGHEKKKPFSCAACKKTYQSRTSLAQHSCSSKPQSFPCDECPKVCPSKKALTQHRLKHAPMPEFRCQFCGVEFKFRQGRDRHVKSRCRVAQETKTSKDSYPPLMLQLL, from the coding sequence ATGGAGTATTCTGGGATCATGAACGGCAGTGGTATTGACCTGGACATATCTCAGGAGATTCAAGTGGAAACTACCCAGGCTGACCCAGGACCACCCCCAGCCAGCAGCACGCCTGCGAAGCCTGCGAAGAAGGACAGGGGGAAGACTCACCTGTGTACCGCTTGTGGAAACACCTACAAGCACTTGCCAAATCTCAGGCGACATATCAGGGCTACTCACGAAGAGGGTTTCCAGTGTTTCATCTGTAAAAAGGCGCTGGTTAGTCAAGTCGCGCTGGAGTCTCACTTGAACGGCCATGAAAAGAAGAAGCCATTCAGCTGTGCTGCCTGTAAGAAGACTTACCAGAGCAGGACCAGTCTTGCACAGCACTCCTGCAGCAGCAAACCACAGAGCTTTCCGTGCGATGAATGCCCCAAAGTGTGCCCATCGAAGAAGGCTTTAACTCAGCACAGGCTGAAGCATGCACCAATGCCAGAGTTTCGGTGCCAGTTTTGTGGCGTGGAGTTCAAGTTCAGACAGGGAAGAGATCGTCATGTCAAAAGCAGATGCAGGGTTGCCCAGGAAACAAAAACATCTAAGGATTCTTATCCACCTTTGATGTTGCAACTGCTTTAA